AATCACGACGCGTTTCACTGAATCGTCAGAATCAAATCACTTTGTGGATCTCATCTAAATCACCGTCACATCGGTTCAACCAGGAGGAAACACCATGAAAGCCAGCGTCAACATCACAACCAAAACTGCCATCGCAACCCTGCTCATCGCCGTACCCGCCTCGGCAGGACTCAACCTCGACTTCTCCGACGGCACCCGCGGACCAGCACGCAAAGCCGAGATCTTCGGCGACGCTTCCGACTTCAAGCCCCAGATGACCATCATCGACGATGCCATCCTCGGCGGCGGGAACGCCCTGCGAATCGAGTCCGCAGGCGGCGGGTCCGAGTGGTACATCCCCTTCGATTCCAGCGTCACCCTCGGACCCAACGTCGGCGACAAGATCGTCGTCTCCCTCGACTTCCGTGTCGATCTCTCCGAAGACACCATCGCCACCGCCACTTCTGATCTGCACTTTGGCATCTTCAACGACAACGACGGTTCCCTGGGCCAGGCCTTCGGCACCCAAATCGATGGCTTAACTCCCGCGATCTTTGGCGTCGATGACGGACACTTCGATACCACAACTGGACCTATCGCCCCCGACTTCGGCATCCACTCACGGATGTCTCTTAACCTCAATGTACCCAACCCCAACGAGCCGCTCGCCCTCCTCAACGCCCGCGTCCGCAACGAGACCGAGGGTGACACCGGCGTCCTCTCCGGCTCAGGCGACACCATCGCCTCGCCGGGCTCCCCGCCAGTCCTCTCCGAGAGTGAGAACGGCATCACCGAAGGCGGAAACAACTGGGGCGCGCTCCGCGATGGCAGCGCCAACACCATCACCATGACTATCGAGCGAACCTTCGAGGTCGTCCCCGATGGCATCGATCCCGAAGACGCGTACCGCGGAACCCTCTCCGTCACCAACGCACTCGGCACCACCACCATGTCCGGCCGAGACCCCATCTCTCAACTCGACCGCGAAACCTTTCATTACATGGTCTTCGAAAATGTTAACGGAAACTTCGACTACATCGTCGACAACATCTCGGTGATGGAAGTCCCCGCCGGTGGAGGGCTCATCGGCGACTTCAACGAGGACACCGTCGTCGATCAGGCCGATATCGACCTGCTAACCGCCGCCATCCGCGCCGGCTCCACCGACACCGACTTTGACCTCGACGGCCAGAACGGCGTCGATGCAGGCGACCTCGACGAAATGATCGCCACCGTCCTCGGCACCGTCCCCGGCGACGCCAACCTCGACGGCAACGTCGACCTCATCGACCTCTCCGCACTCGCCACCAACTTCAACCTAGTCGCTGGATGGGCAGGCGGAAACTCCAACATCGACACCGTCGTCGATCTCATCGACCTCTCACTCCTCGCCACCAACTTCGGCACCACCGCCGCGGTCCCCGAACCCGCCCTCGCCGGAATCCTCGGCCTCGGCGCCCTCGGGCTCACCCGCCGCCGTTAACCCGCTGTCTCGCCACTCCCTGCCCGCCTGACCGCGAGCAGGGGGATTGGGCTCTAACGCCCACTGTGTCTCTTAAAATGCCTCGTTTCACCAGCGCAAGGATCAAACCATGACGCGCCGTAACGCCTTCACCCTCATCGAACTTCTGGTGGTCATCTCCATCATCGCCCTCCTCATCGGTATCCTCCTGCCAGCGCTCGGAGCGGCAAGACAGACCGCCCGAACCATGGGCTGCCTCAGCAACATGCGAACATTCGGCCTGGCTCACCAGATCTATGGCGTAGACAACAACGGCTATATCGTTCCCTACGCACAGATCCCCACAGGCGCTTATGCCGCCAACTCCACACTTGAACTATTCTGGTTCGAGCTCCTCGCCGACACCATGATCAGCACCAAGCGAGACAGCTCAGGCAACCGGGCTGAGTTCGTCACAGACACCTTCGTATGCCCCGCCTACGACCTGGACCGATCGATCGAGGCCAACGGTGTTCGCAATCAGACCAAGATCGGCACAGGCATGAATCTCTACCTCTTTGAACAGCCCTTCAAACGCTACCTGCCAGCGCCAACTAATGCCGAGAGCATGGGTGGCAATGGGACCGGTGAGTGGCAGAAGTACGAGAACATCCCCAACGCCTCCGGCTGGATTATCAACGGCGACAGCTACGAACAGCACATGAAAACCTACCGCGCCAGCAACTACATCTACTTCCAGAAGCTCAACGATGAGCGAAGGCGCTGGAACTCAGGCGAGCCTGACCGCCACAGTCAGGGCCAGGGCGCTGAACGTGCCAACTACGTCTTTATGGACGGCCACGCCTCAACACTTGGACTCGAAGAAGCCCTCTTCACCATCTCGGACCCACTCGGTCAAGAGGAATACCTCGACGGCTCCACCATCTTCGGCGGCAACTGATCCCACAACCCACCTGACTCCCTCCGGATTGCGCGGGCGCCCTCTTAACCTCCGGGGCGCCCGCTTTTCTAAATCACAGATCACATCCCTATGCTCCAGCACATCACCATCGAGCACGTCATCATCGCCGTCTATATGGTGATCCTCGTCACCATCGGCTTCGTCCTCCAACGCCTCAACACTGACACCTCCGACTACTTCCGCTCCGGTTGCCGCGCCAAATGGTGGATGGTCGGGTCCTCCGCCTTCATGACCGCCTTCTCCGCATGGACCTTCACCGGCGGCGCAGGAGCCGCCTACGTCGCCGGTCTCTCCATCACCGTCATCTTCCTCACCAACGTCGCCGGATTCCTCATCCAGGCCGCTTTCCTCGCCGGTTGGTTCCGACAACTTCGCGCTGTCACCTTCCCCGAAGTCCTCCTCAACCGCTTCGGCACCACCACCCAGCAGTTCTACGCCTGGATCACCGTACCCCTCCAACTCTGCTACGCAGCCGTCTGGCTCTGGGGCTTCGCCACCTTCACCTCCAGCGTCTTCGAATACGACATCCGACTCGTCATCGTCGTCACCGGAACCGCCGTCCTCACCTACTCACTCTTTGGCGGGTCATGGGCCGTCATGGCCACCGACTTCCTCCAGACCCTCATCCTCATGCCCATCACCATCCTCATCGCCATCCTCTGTCTCATCGAGGTCGGCGGAATCACAGGACTCATCCAGGGAATCAACGACGCAGGACTCGCCTCCGACTACGCCATGGTCAACGACCCCGACCGATTCCCTCTCGAAGACTACGCCTGGCCATGGGTCTTCGCCGTCATCGTCTACAAACTGATCAACCACTCCGCCCTCGAAAGCTCTCAGAAATACTTCGCCGTCAAGGACGGCCGCGAAGCTCGAAAAGCCGCCCTCATGGCTGGCATCCTCTCCCTCATCGGCGTCTTCATCTGGTTCATCCCACCCATGGCCGCCCGCATCCTCATGGCCGACCAGGTCGACGCACTACCCATCGATAACTCAGCCGAAGGATCCTACGCCGTCATCTCCATGGCACTCCTACCCGCAGGACTCACAGGCGTCATGGTTGTCGCCATGTTCTCCGCCACCATGTCCTCCATGGACTCCGGACTCAACCGCAACGCCGCCATCTTCACCCGCGATATCTACCCCGCCTTCTGCAAACTCTTCAACGTCAAACCCCTCGACGGAACACCCCTCCTACGCATCGGTCAGGGCTTCTCACTTGCCTTTGGCATCGCCATCATCGCGCTCGCCTACTACTTCGCCCAGGCCGACGGCAGAGGCGTCTTCAAAGTCATGCTCGATATCGGCGGACTCCTCGCACTACCGATGTTCGTCCCCATGATCCTCGCCATCTTCATCCGCAAAGTCCCATGGTGGTCCGCCATCTTCGCCATCCTCGCCGCCTTCATCCCTTCCACCATCGCATGGCTCCAGGGCGACTGGACCTACGCCGAAAAAATCTTCACCAATACCTCCGTCGGAGCCATCGCCTTCTTCGCCACCATGCCCTTCTGGCGCTTCGCCTCTGACGAATACAAACAACGCGTCAACCGCTTCTACACCAACATGCACACCCCCGTGAACTTTGAAGAAGAAGTCGGAAGCAACAACGATGACCACCAGCGAAAAGTCATTGGCATCTTCGCCATCGTCATGGGCACCTTCATCACAGCACTCCTCCTCCTCCCCAACGACTTGGGCGGACGACTCGGCATCCTCTTCGTAGGCGGGTTCGTCCTCCTCTCAGGACTCTTCCTCCTCTGGTCCGCCTCAAGAACAACGCCCACGCCGGACATCATCAACCCGATCCCGGAAAGCGAACCATCATGAGCCGTATCACCAACACACTCATCGCTCTCCTCATCACCACCGTCTGCACCACCGCCGCCCACGCCGAACTCTGGCTCCCCGCCATCTTCGGCGACCACATGGTCCTCCAGGCTGACAAACAACCCGCCATCTGGGGCAAAGCCAACCCCAACCAGACCATCACCCTCACCATCGACAACCAACGCGCCACCACCACCGCCGACGCCGAAGGCCACTGGCTCGCCCACCTCCCCAGACTCGCCGACCCCGGCCCGCACACCCTCCGCATCGACGCCGGACCCGACTGGAAAGTCATCGACGACATCCTCATCGGCGAAGTCTGGGTCTGCTCCGGACAGTCCAACATGGACATGCGGATGTACAAAATGGACCAGGCCGAGATCGACGCCGCCGACCATCCCAAAATCCGACTCTTCCGCGTCGAACGCTCCTCCTCCGAAACACCTCTCGACGACGTCGAAGGACAGTGGGAACTCTGTACACCCCGTAACGTCCGTGACTTCTCCGCCGCCGCCTACTACATGGGCCGCGAACTCCAGCAACACCTCGACCAACCCATCGGACTCATCCACACCGCCTGGGGCGGAACCGGTGCCGAAGTCTGGACACGACGCGAAGTTCTCGAAGCCAACCCCATCCTCCAACCCGTCGTCCGCCGCCACGACCGCAACTGGCAAACCTACAACGACGCCCTCGCCGCATGGAAAGACAACCCCACAGGATCAGAGCCCACACCCCCCGAGGACCGCCGCACCGTAGGCGGGCTCTACAACGGCATGATCCACCCCCTCGTCCCCTACACCATCCGTGGCTTCGCCTGGTACCAAGGCGAGTCCAACGTCTGGCGCTCACGACAGTACTACACCCTCCTCTCCGAAATGATCATCGACTGGCGAACCCAGTGGGGTGACATGACCCTCCCCTTCGGCATCGTCCAACTCCCCAACTATTCCGACGCACCCCGCGTCCCCCCAGCAACCGGCAGCTTCGAAGAGCTCCGCGAGTCACAACTCCGTGTCTCCCAGTCACTCCCCAACACCGGACTCATCGTCACCATCGATGTAGGCAAGCCCACCGACATACACCCCCTGGATAAACACACCGTCGGCAAACGACTCGCCCTCTGGGCCCTCGAAGCCGCCTACAACCACGACATCAACGGACAGGCACCCCACTTCTGGGAAGTCAACTTCGACACCGGCTCCAACGAGGTCGAGCTCAAGTTCGCCAACGCCGCCGCAGGGCTCACCACCTCCGATGGCGGGCCCCCACGGGGCTTCGTGATCGCAGGCCCCGACATGAGATTTCGTTGGGCTCAGGCTCGCATCGAAGGCGACACGGTGTACGTTTCAGAAGCCAAGGTCACCGACCCAAGAGCCGTCCGCTACGCCTGGGACGACAACCCCTCATGGGCCAACCTGGTCTCCGGCGACGGACTCCCCGTCTCCCCCTTCCGCACCGATAAATGGCCCGGCATCACCGACAACGCCCGCTAAGAAAGACAAAGGACAAAACTATGCGCCGCGCCCGCATCCACCTCATGCTGTTCCTGGTGCTGCTCGCCGCCAACCCCTCGCTGGCCGCTGAACACCTCGTCTCCTCCGCGTCGCAAATCGCCGCCGCCATGGCCAACGCCAATCCCGGCGATACCCTCATCATGACCGATGGCGTCTGGAACAATCAGCACATCGACTTCGCCGGCTTCGGCACCGCCGACAACCCCATCACCCTCAAGGCTCAGACCCAGGGCGGGGTCATCCTCACCGGCTCATCCAACCTCGACATCTCCGGCCGACACCTCGTCGTCGACGGCCTCACCTTCCAGGATGGAACACCCCAGGGCAGCCACATCGTCCGATTCACCGGACCTCTCGGAAAAGCCTCCAACTCAAGACTCACCAACACCACCATCACCAACTACAACCCCTCCGACATCAACGACCGCTACTTCTGGGTCTCCCTCTACGGACAGGACAATCGCGTCGATCACTCCCGATTCCAGGGGCAAAACCACTCCGGCGTCACCGTCGTCGCATGGCTCGACAACAACATCGAAGCTCGACACCTCATCGACAACAACCACTTCCTCGACCGACCCGAAGGCAACGACAATGGCTTCGAAACCATCCGACTCGGAACCTCCGAAGTCTCAAACACCAACGCCAAAATCATCGTCGAACACAACCTCTTCGAAAGAGTCGACGGCGAAATCGAGATCATCTCCAACAAATCCAACGACAACACCTTCCGATACAACACCTTCCGCGACTCCAAAGGAACTCTCACCCTCCGACACGGCCACCGCGCCACCGTCGAAGGAAACTTCTTCCTCGGAAACAACAAAGACGGCTCAGGCGGCATCCGCGTCATCGGCGAAGACCACGTCATCACCAACAACTACTTCGCCGATCTCGACGACCGCGCCGATGGCGTCATCTCCATCACCGCCGGTATCCCCAACACTGAGCCTTCCGGATACCAGCAGGTCAAGAACGCCATCATCGCCCACAACACCATCGTCAGCGCCGACATGCCCGGCATCACCTTCGATTGGGGCTTCGGCGACCGCGACCGCACTCTCCTCGCCGAAAATCTCACCATCGCCGGCAACCTCATCACCGGCGTCTCCGACTCCATCTTCGAAGGACAGGAAGGCCCAGGCTGGACCTGGCAAGACAACCTCGTTTTCGGCGCCCCCCTCGGCATCACACCACGCCCAGGCATCACCATCGCCGACCCCGACCTCATCCTCGCCCCCGACGGCCTCTTCCGGCCCGATACCAACAGCCCCGCGCTCAACATGATTCCCTTCAGCTCCGCCATCGTCACCACCGACATGGACGGACAGACACGCACGGGCCTCATCGACATCGGCGCCGATGAAGCCCTCAGCACCCCCTTCCTCATCCGACCCCTCACCGCCGCCGATGTGGGACCCATCCAGCCACTCGTCGGCGACTTCGACGCTAGCGGGTCTCTCGACTTCAGCGATATCCAACTCATTCAACAAGCCATGGCAACCTCCGACCCCGCCTTCGACCTCAACAACTCCGGCATCGTCGACATCACCGACCTCAATCTCTGGCTTACCGACCTCTACGGCACCCTCCCTGGCGACGCCAACCTCGACCGCGCCGTGAACCTCATCGACCTCTCCGCCCTCGCGGCCAGCTTCGGACAAAGCATCATCAATGGCTACGCCCAGGGCGACCTCAACCTCGACTTCGCCGTCAACCTCATCGACCTCTCCATCCTCGCCACAAGCTTCGGCCAGTCCCCCACCGTCCCCGAACCCACCACCTCGCCCCTCCTCCTCCTGCTCCTCACCCTCCGCCGCTAAAACCAACACCCCCAGTGTTGGCCAGCGCGACCACCCACAACAATCAATCCAAGCGCGACACGAGCCTGAGGCGCAAGCCTCACGGGCCCATCCCCTCATCAACAATCGACGCTCAACAACACCCCAAGCGCAAAAAAAGCCCGACTCGCCAAAGCAAGCCGGGCTCATCAAAACTCAAATTAACACCCTCAGCGACGACGCAATGCCATCGCACCCAGACCCAGCAACAACGCACTCGCCGGCTCAGGGATCACATCATCACCAGTCCGCAGGATGATGTTGTCGTAAAACACGTCAGGATCAACATTGCTGTTCGACGAGCCAATCAGACCCAGACGACCAAGACCCAAAGCCGGATCGTAGTTACCAGCCGACTTCGTCAGCGTAAACTCAAGACCATTGATTTCATCCGCATCCGATGAATCGTTGAACAGCACGCCGTTGATGTAAACATCGTAGCTTTGCGGATTCAGCGAACGACTCACTCCAAACAAAGTGTAATCGTAGTTGCCCGCGACAGCCGCATTACCAACCATGGTGATCTGCTGCACGCCAACCAACGCATCACTGCTCTTGGTCGCCACGCTGCCAAAACCACCCTCGGACTTAGCCGTCACTTCGCCGTCGGCCTGCCACGACAGCGAAAACGCCGAACGCGACTCCGACGAAATGCTGTCGCCAGTATTCGCCATCCGGAAACGAATCGCACTCGAACTGTCATTCACCGAGTTATCGAAACTCGAAAAGTCCACGCGGAACGCACCCGTAATCGGCGCGTCCAGATCTTTCTGCAACTCCGGCTTGTCCTCCGTGCTGAAGTCATACAACCGCAGCGCATTGCCCGTACCAAATGGCGACGCAGGCACCGTCCCGGCATCCAGCAACTCAATCCCGAACGTCGAGCCATCGCCCGCGTCCACCGTCGCGTTCCACACGTCACCCAGGTCAGCAACCGCCGCCTCGGTGTAAAGCGGAATGATCGCCGCCGAACTGGCCGAAGCCATCAACGCCGTCGCCGCACTCGCGGCCAGTAAAGTCATCGTCGTCTTAGTCATCGAAAGTCTCTCCTCTTCAAGGGTTGATACGAAATGTGCAGAACATTAAACCGAGGTACAACCATAGTTTGGCACCTGTTTATCAGCTAGCCCACTGTTAATTTAGCTGTTAATTCGGTCCTGCGGCACGAGGCCAGATCAGGCATGAAAATAATATTATAAATATCTATAAAACAATAACTTAAAGGAAAAATAATCAGTATCGCCGCATGTTTGATCGAGATAGCGATCACCCAAGGCGGCGTACTGCTTAACACCCCATGCCTACGGCCCCACACCTCCCTTCGCCGATAACGATTCAACTCATGCTCACCCTCATCAAACCATCCACCCTCATCACCCTCCTGTTCCTCGGCATCGCCTCCGGACTCGCCTATCGCGCCGGCAAAGACCGCCTCGCCGTCAGCGTCTACCGAGACCGCCTCGAACAGCTCCACACCGACTACAACGCCCTCGCGAACCAATACAACCAAGCCGTGACACGCTCCGCCGTCACCGAACTCGACGTCACCTCGACCACCGTCACCGTGACCGTGCGCACCCCCGCCGGCGTCCTCCAGTCTTTCCCCACACCCTACAACCCCCAAGGCGAGATCTTCCTCGACTACGTCGTCCTCGACGGCCGCCTCTGGATCCGCCGCGTTTTCGACGAACACACACCCCCCAACCAAGGCGTCGTCATCAACCCCGATCTCGCCCACATCGACTGGAACAACCCCGACGCCGACCACGGCAAAGCCGCCTACCGCTCACTCACACCCGGACGCTGGCGACTCTCTGTCTCAGGCGACGGCGCCCTCACCCTACGTCCCGCACCCACCAACGCCTCTCTCGAGAGTCTGGACCTGGCCACCGCCCCCGAAGTCCACGACTACGACCCCGTCGCCACCGCCAACGCCGAGATCGATGACATCTCCTTCACCGATATCCTCGGCCAACTCTTTAGCCGCTGATCAACACGGTCACCCGAAATCCGACAAGCGAGCCAACGCTCCACAGGAGGTTGATTCATGCCACGCACCCTCATCCTGACCCTCACAGCCCTCACCCTCCTCACCATGTCACTCGTCGCTGTCGCCCACAATCCCGCGACCCACACCACCGAAACCCTCCTGACCGACATCCTCTACCGCACCGAAGCCAACCTCGACGACGACCAGACACAGCGCTGCCGACTCGACATCGCCCACCCGAACGATCGCACCGGATTCGCCACCCTCGTCTGGTTCCATGGTGGGGGCCTCACCTCCGGTAACCGCTACATCCCCAAGGAACTCCGCGACAAAGGTATCGCCATCGTCGCTCCCAACTACCGACTCAGCCCCAACGTCAAAGCTCCCGTCTACATTGAAGACGCCGCTGCCGCCGTCGCCTGGACGCTCAACAACATTGAAGACCTCGGCGGAGACCCCGACCTCGTCTTTGTCTCCGGACACTCAGCAGGGGGGTACCTCGCCTCCATGATCGGCCTCGACAAACGCTGGCTCGCCGCCCACGATCTTGACGCCAACCAACTCGCCGGACTCGCACCCCTCTCTGGACACACCATCACCCACTTCACCGTCCGCGCCGAACGCGGAATCCCCGGCACTCAACCCATCATCGACGACCTCGCCCCCCTCTATCACGTCCGCTCTGACGCACCACCCCTCCTGCTCATCACCGGCGACCGCGAACGAGAACTCCTCGGACGCTATGAAGAAACCGCCTACCTCTGGCGCATGATGAAACTCGTCGGACACCAGGACACCACCCTCTTCGAGATCGACGGAACCAACCACGGCGAAATGGTCCCGCCCTCCTATCCCCTCATCCTCCGCTTCATGCGCGAGCGCACCCCCTCCCCGTAACGCCCGATCATCGACCAGCACCCCACGCACAACACCGACCCCCCAGCCGATCTATGGCACAATCGCGTCCGTCACCCAAACCGCCGCGAGCTTGAGAGCCATGGCCAACAACGTCAATGATACCCCGCAGGACCTCGAAGACCTGCTCAATGACATCAACCAACAGGTCTCGGACAACAAAACCATCTCCATCGATGATCTGCTC
The sequence above is drawn from the Phycisphaeraceae bacterium genome and encodes:
- a CDS encoding prepilin-type N-terminal cleavage/methylation domain-containing protein, encoding MTRRNAFTLIELLVVISIIALLIGILLPALGAARQTARTMGCLSNMRTFGLAHQIYGVDNNGYIVPYAQIPTGAYAANSTLELFWFELLADTMISTKRDSSGNRAEFVTDTFVCPAYDLDRSIEANGVRNQTKIGTGMNLYLFEQPFKRYLPAPTNAESMGGNGTGEWQKYENIPNASGWIINGDSYEQHMKTYRASNYIYFQKLNDERRRWNSGEPDRHSQGQGAERANYVFMDGHASTLGLEEALFTISDPLGQEEYLDGSTIFGGN
- a CDS encoding sialate O-acetylesterase, with amino-acid sequence MSRITNTLIALLITTVCTTAAHAELWLPAIFGDHMVLQADKQPAIWGKANPNQTITLTIDNQRATTTADAEGHWLAHLPRLADPGPHTLRIDAGPDWKVIDDILIGEVWVCSGQSNMDMRMYKMDQAEIDAADHPKIRLFRVERSSSETPLDDVEGQWELCTPRNVRDFSAAAYYMGRELQQHLDQPIGLIHTAWGGTGAEVWTRREVLEANPILQPVVRRHDRNWQTYNDALAAWKDNPTGSEPTPPEDRRTVGGLYNGMIHPLVPYTIRGFAWYQGESNVWRSRQYYTLLSEMIIDWRTQWGDMTLPFGIVQLPNYSDAPRVPPATGSFEELRESQLRVSQSLPNTGLIVTIDVGKPTDIHPLDKHTVGKRLALWALEAAYNHDINGQAPHFWEVNFDTGSNEVELKFANAAAGLTTSDGGPPRGFVIAGPDMRFRWAQARIEGDTVYVSEAKVTDPRAVRYAWDDNPSWANLVSGDGLPVSPFRTDKWPGITDNAR
- a CDS encoding chondroitinase-B domain-containing protein; translated protein: MRRARIHLMLFLVLLAANPSLAAEHLVSSASQIAAAMANANPGDTLIMTDGVWNNQHIDFAGFGTADNPITLKAQTQGGVILTGSSNLDISGRHLVVDGLTFQDGTPQGSHIVRFTGPLGKASNSRLTNTTITNYNPSDINDRYFWVSLYGQDNRVDHSRFQGQNHSGVTVVAWLDNNIEARHLIDNNHFLDRPEGNDNGFETIRLGTSEVSNTNAKIIVEHNLFERVDGEIEIISNKSNDNTFRYNTFRDSKGTLTLRHGHRATVEGNFFLGNNKDGSGGIRVIGEDHVITNNYFADLDDRADGVISITAGIPNTEPSGYQQVKNAIIAHNTIVSADMPGITFDWGFGDRDRTLLAENLTIAGNLITGVSDSIFEGQEGPGWTWQDNLVFGAPLGITPRPGITIADPDLILAPDGLFRPDTNSPALNMIPFSSAIVTTDMDGQTRTGLIDIGADEALSTPFLIRPLTAADVGPIQPLVGDFDASGSLDFSDIQLIQQAMATSDPAFDLNNSGIVDITDLNLWLTDLYGTLPGDANLDRAVNLIDLSALAASFGQSIINGYAQGDLNLDFAVNLIDLSILATSFGQSPTVPEPTTSPLLLLLLTLRR
- a CDS encoding PEP-CTERM sorting domain-containing protein (PEP-CTERM proteins occur, often in large numbers, in the proteomes of bacteria that also encode an exosortase, a predicted intramembrane cysteine proteinase. The presence of a PEP-CTERM domain at a protein's C-terminus predicts cleavage within the sorting domain, followed by covalent anchoring to some some component of the (usually Gram-negative) cell surface. Many PEP-CTERM proteins exhibit an unusual sequence composition that includes large numbers of potential glycosylation sites. Expression of one such protein has been shown restore the ability of a bacterium to form floc, a type of biofilm.) encodes the protein MTKTTMTLLAASAATALMASASSAAIIPLYTEAAVADLGDVWNATVDAGDGSTFGIELLDAGTVPASPFGTGNALRLYDFSTEDKPELQKDLDAPITGAFRVDFSSFDNSVNDSSSAIRFRMANTGDSISSESRSAFSLSWQADGEVTAKSEGGFGSVATKSSDALVGVQQITMVGNAAVAGNYDYTLFGVSRSLNPQSYDVYINGVLFNDSSDADEINGLEFTLTKSAGNYDPALGLGRLGLIGSSNSNVDPDVFYDNIILRTGDDVIPEPASALLLGLGAMALRRR
- a CDS encoding alpha/beta hydrolase fold domain-containing protein, which produces MPRTLILTLTALTLLTMSLVAVAHNPATHTTETLLTDILYRTEANLDDDQTQRCRLDIAHPNDRTGFATLVWFHGGGLTSGNRYIPKELRDKGIAIVAPNYRLSPNVKAPVYIEDAAAAVAWTLNNIEDLGGDPDLVFVSGHSAGGYLASMIGLDKRWLAAHDLDANQLAGLAPLSGHTITHFTVRAERGIPGTQPIIDDLAPLYHVRSDAPPLLLITGDRERELLGRYEETAYLWRMMKLVGHQDTTLFEIDGTNHGEMVPPSYPLILRFMRERTPSP